Within Fusobacterium sp. SYSU M8D902, the genomic segment TACTTTCTCTTGTAAACTCATTTTTCCCTTGTATGATATAAATATAAAACTTATACCATACTCCTCCTTTCCAATTGATTATATTTTTAGTTTTATATTATAATTAAAATATAACTGTGGACTTTTTATTTTTCCATATAGCTTTGACTATTTGAAAGGAGCATATTGCCACTGTTTTATTTTAATTGTTTATCGGTTGGATAAGTTCTCAAACTTTTATTTCACGCAAGTCTATGAGAATAAAACAAGGTGGATATCGCAGTTTTTATTTATTTCTTTGAGGTGATTTTATGATTTTTGTCGGTATTGATATCGCTAAGAAAAAACATTTTGCTGCTGCTATGGATTCTAATGGTCAAATTCTTTTTGAACCATTTTCATTCAACAATGATATTCAAGGATTCTCTTTATTAAATTCTAAAATTAAAGATTTTAACAAAGAAAAAATTATCATTGGAATGGAATCTACTGCACATTATGCTGAAAATCTTATATTTTTTCTTTTTAATTTAGGATACAAACTTGCTATCATTAATCCTATTCAAACTTCTAATATCAGGAAAACTAATATTAGAAAAACAAAAACTCATAAAGTTGATACTTATCTTATTATTAAAACTTTGATGTTTAACAACGTTAGATACTTAACTTCATATGATATTAAAACCCTTGAGTTAAAAACTTTTTGTAGAGCTAGAAGGAAACTTGTTCAAGCTTGTGCTTCAGTAAAAATCCAATTGAATACATATATAGATCAGCTTTTTCCTGAATTACATGATATTTTTAAATCTGGTATTCATACAAAGTCTTGTTATCAATTACTGAAGGAATTTACTACCCCTAAAGCCATTTCAAAAGCTCATTTTACTCGCCTTACAGGGTTATTATCTAAAGCTTCAAAAGGTCATTATGGTAAAGATGATGCTAAAAGACTTAAAGAGATAGCAAAATCCTCAGTAGGCATTGAAAACAATGCCTTGGTTCTGAGAGTCATTCACGCTATTAGACAAATAGAGTTATTAACTCTCCAAATTTCTGAGATTGAATCTTCGATTGAAAGCTCAATGAAAGAAATCAATTCAGTTGTAAAAACTATCCCTGGTGTAGGTAGTTTAAATGGTGCTATGATCATTAGCGAAATAGGAGATATCAATCGTTTTGACAGCCCTTGTAAACTACTAGCTTACGCAGGATTAGATCCAAGCGTAGTACAATCAGGAAATTTTACAGCAAGAAGCACAAGAATGTCTAAAAGAGGTTCTCCAACGCTAAGATATGCCTTAATAAATGCAGCATTTAATGTAAGCTTGAACAATGAAACATTTAAAAAATACTACAATTTAAAAATATCTCAAGGAAAAAGCCACTTTAATGCATTAGGGCATACAGCCCACAAATTAGTAAGAGTACTCTTCAAATTATTAAAAGAAAATATTGAATTTAAAGTATCTTAAGCTAAACAGTCAATACTTTACCAAAGTTATCAGGAATGATAGCTTGTTAAAGTACGTCAAAATTAAAAGAAAAACATTTAGATTTATCTTTTAAAATTTGGAGTGTGTGAAATTATTTCTGTAAATTATACTCTTTCTATGATAAAACATTTTATAATTATAATATAATAATTTTATTTATTTAAGTCAAGGATAAATTTTTTTATCCTTGATTTTTCTATTTATTCTTTAGTTCTCTTCCCCTAAAAGTCTATCCTCATACATTATTTGGAGCTCTCCATATATTTTCCCCCAGTTCCTTAAATTTGATGTCCATTTCTTTATCGCTTCAAAGGTTGCTAAATATAATGCCTTTAATAATGATGTATCACTTGGAAATACGCTTCTCTGACTATTTAAACGACGATATATGCTATTTAGACTTTCTATTGCGTTTGTTGTATATATTACCTTTCTTACTTCCATTGAAAACTTAAATATTGGACTTATCGCATCCCAATTTTTACTCCAACTTTTCATTGAATTTGGATATATTTTTTCCCATTTCTTTCCCATTTCTCTGTTACTTTTTCTAAATTTTCTAGTGCTATTTGTTCTGAAGGAGCTTGATAAATACTTTTTAAATCATTTGCGAACTCCTTTCTATCTTTGTAAGAAACATATTTTAATGTATTACGTACCTGATGAACTATACAACGTTGATACTCTGTTTTAGGGAAAGCTATAGCAATTGATTCTTTCATTCCTGATAGTCCATCCGCACAAAGTATTAATATATCTTTAACTCCTCTATTTTTTAAACTATTAAAAACTCCAAGCCAATACTTACTGCTTTCATTCTCTCCAATTTCAATTGACAATACGTCTTTCT encodes:
- a CDS encoding IS110 family transposase; this encodes MIFVGIDIAKKKHFAAAMDSNGQILFEPFSFNNDIQGFSLLNSKIKDFNKEKIIIGMESTAHYAENLIFFLFNLGYKLAIINPIQTSNIRKTNIRKTKTHKVDTYLIIKTLMFNNVRYLTSYDIKTLELKTFCRARRKLVQACASVKIQLNTYIDQLFPELHDIFKSGIHTKSCYQLLKEFTTPKAISKAHFTRLTGLLSKASKGHYGKDDAKRLKEIAKSSVGIENNALVLRVIHAIRQIELLTLQISEIESSIESSMKEINSVVKTIPGVGSLNGAMIISEIGDINRFDSPCKLLAYAGLDPSVVQSGNFTARSTRMSKRGSPTLRYALINAAFNVSLNNETFKKYYNLKISQGKSHFNALGHTAHKLVRVLFKLLKENIEFKVS